The Gemmatimonadota bacterium genome window below encodes:
- a CDS encoding 2-oxoacid:acceptor oxidoreductase subunit alpha: protein MSSDKFDFAIAIGGAAGQGIATPGNVLARIFIRRGLHLNAYNAYQSIIRGGHIFLTMRIGDQPVHNHGDKLDLLVCLNQDTMDRHLGLMGAGTRVIYNSDTITPGTPEDGVHLCPLPIGELTDNNRNKLVQNTVALGTILYLLDIDFQILEEILTMQFQRKGQDVVDENVGVARAGYDYAAAHFEPFSLTVPSGGKPLAVWNGNDAIAMGGAAAGVKFYCAYPMSPSTGVLHWMAKNARELGIMVRQVEDEIGVANMAIGAAHVGCRSMCATSGGGFALMTEAVGSAAMMEIPVVFIDVQRAGPSTGVPTKTEQGDLWQILGASQGDFERIIVAPTDALDAFNTMPELFNLVDHYQCPGIVISDLLISEGTFSVDPDAIDMQPHIDRGDVITESANGVSDIPTGSQEANGHGLIGAPSNGYLRYENTESGISPRAIPGVQGYAHVVATDEHDEDGVLVSDEFTNPHKRRKMVEKRARKFADVENRIDPPELSGAGDAEVTLIGWGSTRGVIGEAVEILNREGIAVNHLPVKWIVPLHKEAIAEVFASAKRTVIVENNYSGQFHRYLRSETGLTADGHIRKYDGEPFMPHHIVEGVKELLAGTTDIFVPYQEVIV, encoded by the coding sequence ATGAGTTCAGACAAATTCGACTTTGCCATTGCCATAGGCGGCGCCGCCGGCCAGGGAATCGCCACGCCGGGCAACGTGCTGGCCCGGATTTTCATCCGGCGCGGACTGCATCTCAACGCCTACAATGCCTACCAGTCGATCATCCGGGGCGGTCATATATTCCTCACGATGAGGATCGGCGATCAACCGGTTCACAACCACGGCGACAAACTCGACCTGCTGGTCTGCCTGAACCAGGACACGATGGACCGGCATCTGGGGCTCATGGGAGCGGGAACGCGCGTCATTTACAACAGTGACACGATCACGCCCGGGACCCCGGAAGACGGCGTGCACCTGTGCCCGCTTCCCATCGGCGAACTAACCGACAACAACCGCAACAAGCTCGTGCAAAACACCGTGGCCCTCGGAACGATACTGTACCTGCTCGACATCGACTTCCAGATCCTGGAAGAAATCCTCACCATGCAGTTTCAGCGGAAGGGCCAGGACGTGGTCGACGAAAACGTGGGCGTGGCCCGCGCGGGATACGACTACGCTGCGGCGCACTTCGAACCGTTTTCCCTTACCGTCCCTTCCGGCGGCAAGCCGCTGGCGGTGTGGAACGGCAACGACGCGATCGCCATGGGCGGCGCGGCGGCGGGCGTCAAGTTCTACTGCGCCTATCCCATGAGTCCCTCCACCGGCGTCCTCCACTGGATGGCAAAGAACGCGCGGGAACTGGGCATCATGGTGCGGCAGGTCGAGGACGAAATCGGCGTGGCCAACATGGCCATCGGCGCGGCCCATGTAGGTTGCCGGTCCATGTGCGCGACGTCGGGCGGCGGTTTCGCGCTGATGACCGAGGCGGTCGGCAGCGCGGCCATGATGGAGATACCGGTCGTCTTCATCGACGTCCAGCGCGCCGGGCCGTCCACGGGCGTGCCCACCAAGACGGAACAGGGCGACCTCTGGCAGATCCTCGGCGCGAGCCAGGGGGATTTCGAGCGGATTATCGTAGCCCCGACCGACGCGCTGGACGCCTTCAACACCATGCCCGAACTGTTCAACCTTGTGGACCATTACCAGTGTCCAGGCATCGTGATTTCGGACCTTTTGATCTCCGAGGGCACCTTCAGCGTCGATCCGGACGCCATCGATATGCAGCCGCACATTGACCGGGGCGACGTGATCACCGAGTCGGCCAACGGCGTAAGCGATATACCGACTGGTTCGCAGGAAGCGAACGGACACGGCCTCATAGGGGCGCCGAGCAACGGTTACCTGCGGTACGAGAACACCGAAAGCGGCATATCGCCCCGGGCGATCCCCGGCGTGCAGGGATACGCCCACGTAGTGGCCACGGACGAACACGACGAAGACGGCGTCCTGGTCAGCGACGAGTTCACCAATCCCCACAAGCGCCGCAAGATGGTGGAGAAGCGGGCCCGCAAGTTCGCGGACGTGGAAAACCGTATCGATCCGCCCGAGCTGTCAGGCGCCGGCGACGCCGAAGTCACGCTCATCGGCTGGGGCTCGACCCGCGGAGTGATCGGGGAGGCGGTGGAGATCCTGAACAGGGAGGGCATCGCCGTGAATCACCTGCCCGTAAAATGGATCGTCCCGCTTCACAAGGAAGCCATAGCGGAAGTGTTTGCGAGCGCGAAGCGGACCGTAATCGTGGAAAACAACTATTCCGGCCAGTTCCATCGCTATCTGCGCAGCGAGACCGGACTGACGGCCGACGGCCATATCCGGAAGTACGACGGGGAGCCCTTCATGCCCCATCACATCGTGGAAGGCGTCAAGGAGTTGCTGGCCGGAACGACAGACATATTCGTGCCTTATCAAGAAGTCATCGTCTAA
- a CDS encoding 2-oxoacid:ferredoxin oxidoreductase subunit beta yields MSVETLTRDEVEEKPAVPLKAKDFKGKVDPDWCPGCGDFSVLSSLQRACANLGLQPHEILTISGIGCSSNFPGFFNSYGMHTLHGRALAVATGAQMANHELTVFVTGGDGDGYGIGGNHFTHTARRNVDLTYIVMDNQIYGLTTGQVSPTSSIDMRTKSTPFGSVEAPINPITAAIMNGATFVARAFSGDARHLTGLIEQAVRHRGFALIDVFSPCVTFNKDNDYPFFKQRVKKLEDEGHDPSDWKAACEKAMIWGDEIYTGLFFQKAGAPTLGDQEPVLDEGGAMARRELGITSDQSDRIIKRMM; encoded by the coding sequence ATGTCAGTGGAAACTTTAACACGTGACGAAGTGGAAGAAAAACCGGCAGTCCCGTTAAAAGCGAAGGACTTCAAGGGCAAGGTGGATCCGGACTGGTGTCCGGGTTGCGGCGATTTCAGCGTACTGAGCAGTTTGCAGCGGGCCTGCGCGAACCTGGGACTCCAGCCCCACGAGATTCTCACGATCAGCGGCATCGGCTGTTCATCGAATTTCCCGGGCTTCTTCAATTCCTACGGCATGCATACGCTGCACGGCCGCGCGCTGGCCGTGGCCACGGGCGCGCAAATGGCCAACCACGAACTCACCGTGTTCGTCACGGGCGGCGACGGCGATGGATACGGTATCGGCGGAAACCACTTCACCCACACGGCGCGGCGGAACGTGGACCTGACCTACATCGTCATGGACAACCAGATCTATGGACTGACCACCGGACAGGTGTCCCCTACCAGCAGCATCGACATGCGGACCAAGAGCACGCCTTTCGGCAGCGTGGAAGCGCCGATAAATCCCATCACGGCGGCGATCATGAACGGCGCGACCTTCGTGGCCCGGGCCTTCAGCGGCGACGCGCGCCACCTGACCGGGCTCATCGAACAGGCCGTCCGCCACAGGGGCTTTGCCCTCATCGACGTGTTCAGTCCCTGCGTCACGTTTAACAAGGACAATGACTACCCCTTCTTCAAGCAGCGCGTCAAGAAACTGGAAGACGAAGGCCACGACCCCAGCGACTGGAAGGCGGCCTGCGAGAAGGCCATGATCTGGGGGGACGAGATCTACACGGGTCTGTTCTTTCAGAAGGCGGGCGCGCCTACGCTGGGCGACCAGGAACCCGTGCTGGATGAAGGCGGCGCCATGGCCCGTCGTGAACTGGGGATAACCAGCGACCAGTCGGACCGCATCATCAAGCGCATGATGTAG